In Dreissena polymorpha isolate Duluth1 chromosome 11, UMN_Dpol_1.0, whole genome shotgun sequence, the genomic window gaatctgaagttcgatccgatatcatcggatatttccgGTACCTGTTGCAGCCCTATTCAGGGCAGCGTTTGTGGAAAGTTCTAcgatttaaaaaattgaaaaaaaaatatgttaaggcattttgcaaaaacagacaatttatttttgttcaaagtatATCATATAACGCTGGAAACTTTgtcttaaacatttgaaaaaagcaaaatgaaaaacagtattttgtaaaataaaccaACTTCAGCTTCTTTCTAGGCATCTGCATTAACGCAGTacattgttaatgttttttatgtagAGTGGCAAGAGTTGCCCAACTCTAGTCTCCATGATGTAACTGGACACTAAAACATACTTGTTtcaatcatattattattttatttgagaaaaatcAGTGCATTTAATGGAACACTTCATCACTATTTATTTCctgcatatttatttaatacacttTGATAGCTTAAATGCCAGATATACATGTTTTCAAACACTTCATAATGTTACACAAGACACCGACAGAATAATTGTGGATTTAATAAATTCCTATTGTGTGATATATAACATGTTTGGTGTGGAATAGCTGTAGATCCTTGTGTATGCACCTCTTTATCCTTCTGTATGCACCTACTGGCTGTTAGTCACCCTCTGTAGCATGTTTATCTGCTTGTAACATAGTCTGCATGGTGAATGGATGTTGTGCTAACCATTTCAACAAATAACAAGGATCTGCAAACACAATGCAACCTTGGGGTTAAGATAAAGAGAAGGAACAAAGTCAGTGTGACAAATGCGTACTGTTGtgtttgcaaagaaaaaaaactatatttattttttgtaaaactCAAAAGTTAAGTAGAAACTTTTATCAAACTTTTATTCCATCTTCGTAACGGGAAATAACatgaatatgaaaaaagaactgtCTTGTCCGAGGGTAAATGACGGGAATCAGGAACCAGGAATCTCGGACTCAAAATCATGTAAAGAGAATTGATAATGATATGGCTCGACTATTGAATGGATTAAGGTTTAATACTAAGTATACATTTCAGGAATAAccttatatacaatgtatttgcaAGTAAATTGCAAGTACATTGTATAGAAGGTTATTCCTGAAATCTCAAATTTCATTCTGTTTAATTTCGTTCACTGTCAACATTTACAAAGGTTCACAAAAGTTACATTTTCTGTGCGATTTCAAGTATTCTCCTTTTTTCCTTTTCTGCAACTAACTTTGTGAATGTTCATCTACATACAGTCATCTACATATATGTACATTAGATTTACAATTGACTGTTTTACTTTCGGTAATATAACCTGGAACCTTTCATAGTAATGTTTGGGACATCCACCTTGTCAATAACATCATCCCTGAGTATGGGGTGTAGAATGTCACATTCACTCCATAGGCTTGTGTTGTTGTAGCGTTTAAAGGAGCGCACATAAGGCCAATGGTCCACCTGAAATCATTCACTCATTTAACATTTGAACAAGAAACTGTACAATCTTTAACCAAAAAGACAGGGCACTTATTTCGGCTTAGTCTATATAGGTCATAATAAAGTGTGTTGAAAGTATTTGAAATCAAACAGCTGAAAAGATCATCTTTAATACAGTCAAggttaaatgttgtttataagaAGTAACTGCCCATTTGGAATACAACTATTGTAAATATTTGTGCCTCAAGAACTACTTATTTCTCCAATGCATTGATAACAATACTGTTAACAAAAAGTATCAATGAAACAGAGATTTATACCCCAGTGCTCTACAGTAAATAACTTCAATTTCCAATGCAGAGTTAACTCTGATTTAAACTCCTGTGGTTAATGATTGAGCTAGCCAATCTTATTGTGGTTTCTGGCAAGttagttttaaagcaaatgtacAGTCCTGCAATTTGAACTCAGTAACTACAACAAAAAACAAGTAAAAGTATTAACAATTACTgacagggccaaaacaccaactttggggaaagtGCAACAGcctatttttgggggaaaaaagaCACACTTTGCTgtctttgggaaatgaaaaatactgaggtagatttgaaatttagagaaaaatgcgaggtctttaaagaaatttctgtaggggaaagggcctttttggttaaggggaagaaaaaTGGCCCCTTTCGAAGAAGTGTTTTTTGGCCCTAACTGTATGTATGTAGCAAGAACTCCAATATAAAAGGGACTTTCAACtcatttaaacttaaaaacaaaaatttttCAACAACTTGATACTCACAACCGCATGTATGACTTCTTTACCATGTGACACATTTATGTATGTTCCCGGGTCATAACTGCGTTAAATTTAAAAGTTGGTCATATTACTTTCTGGCCAATAGTGCTAACTTAAATATTTCCAAACCTCAACaagatttaatttatatggcaCATTTAACACACTAGGCTGTTATCAAAGTTGGAATTTTTAAATAGCGACATGTTTTGGAATAAAACAGACTATTATGTTATGCCCTGGGTGACCTCTGGTGTATCGCTCTGGGGCTCCCTGGAGTGTTGCTCTGGTGTACCTCTGGTGTATCGTTCTGGGGGACATCTGGTGTATCAATCTGGGGGACCTCTGGTGTATCACTCTCGGGGACCTCTGGTGTATCGCTCTGGGGGACCTCTGGTGTATCGCTCTGGGGAACATATGGTGTATCAATCTTGGGGACCTCGATTGTATCGCTCTGGGGACCTCTGGTGTATCACTCTAGGGGACTTCTGGTGTATCAATCTTGTGGACCTCTGGTGTATCGCTCTGGTGGAACTTCTGGTGTATCAATCTGTAGAACCTCTGGTGTATCGCTCTGGGGAACCTCTGGTGTATCAATCGTGGGGACCTCTGGTGTATCGCTCTGGGGAACCTCTGGTGTATCAATCTGTGGAACCTCTGGTGTATCGCTCTGGGGAACCTCTGGTGTATCGCTCTGGAGAACCTCTGGTGTATCAATCTTGGGGACCTCTGGTGTATCGCTCTGGGTGACCTCTGGTGTATCAATCTGGGGAACCTCTGGTGTATCAATCTTGGGGACCTCTGGTGTATCGCTCTTGAGGACCTCTGGTGTATCGCTCTTTGGAACCTCTGGTGAATCAATCTTGCGAACCTCTGGTGTATCTATCTGGGGGACCTCTGGTGTATCACTCTAGGGGACCTCTGGTGTATCGCTCTGGAGAGCCTCTGGTGTATCGTTCTGGGGTACCTCTGGTGTATCGCTTTGGGGGACCTTAATTGTATCGCTCTTGGGGACCTCTGGTGTATCGCTCTGGGGGACCTCTGGTGTATCAATCTAGGGGACCTCTGGTGTATCAATCTGGGGGACCTCTAGCCAATCGCTCTGGGAACCTCTTTTGTATCAATCTGGGAGACCTCTGGTGTATCAATTTGGGGGACCTCTGGTGTATCGCTCTGGGGGACCTCTGGTGTATCAATCTGGGGGACCTCTGGTGTATCGCTCTGGGGGACCTCTGGTGTAATAATTTGGGGGACCTCTGGTGTATGTATCTGGGGGACCTCTGGCCAATCGCTCTGGGGAACCTCTGGTGTATCAATCTGGGAGACCTCTGGCCAATCGCTCTGGGGGACCTCTGGTGTATCAATCTTGGGGACCTCTGGTGTATCGCTCTGGGGGACCTGTAGTGTATCGCTCTAGGGGACCTCTGGTGTATCGCTCCGtctttaaaacaatatgtgtGAGTCTTGCCTGGTGTAGCATATACATTAAAGTAATCTACATGACACGACATTATTATTTTCAAGCATACAGTCcataacttattttaagtaaaGTATTGACTATATTTTTAAGCATCTAAAATCAGTGTTTTTAATTACAATTGGGTATCTTTGGTTTCATGTTGCATCACTTATACAAAAAGTACTATCCTAAAGTGATTTTAAGTTATTATAGAAATTATATCAAGTAAGCTAGCTTTGATTGCAACCaagaaataaatctttaaaaataaatgtctacAACTGCATAGTTCTGCTTATTAAAGTAAATCGATCAGAGATGTAACATGGACAAATTAAGTAGCAAATGATAGTAACATGGACACCATATTGTGGTGTCAAGTATCATCTTTGATTTTCtctcatcaaacaataaaaaatcttaattttcaaacacattatataattgaacattatgaattaaaacagttttacacATGATTATGACGTTCATGTGTCTGCAATCTCACCAGTATAAGCTGTTCTTCTTCACGAAATCTCAAGATGTAATTTTGACACCATATCTGACTTATGTTAGTACATTGAAGTAAcatggacacacaaaaaaagagtCAAGTTACATCATTACAGTCAATGGCCAATATATTGAGCACAGACAtacttaagtaaaaaaaataaggaTTCATTTAGTTAAACAATGATTAAGATACAACACAAACTTTTCGTGGATGCCTGCCATTTATTATAATACGTAGGTATGATGATAAAGGCCAATATGTAAAATGGACACTCATTTGCTGCCTGCATAGTAACATGGACGCAAAAGTTGAAGTCACCGTTAcatcttttaaaggggccttttcacagattttggcattttttaacttattcattaaatgctttatattgataaatgtaaacattggatcgtaaaagctccagtaaaaattcaagaaaaaaactaaaaaaaggaaaagaacattgcctggagcaggtttcgaaccagtgacccctggagtcctgccagagtcctgaagtaaaaatgctttagcctactgagctattccgccgagtacacattcttgacgtattttatacattatataagcaatcttcgtagtttcacaaaatttaacgacaaaaacagaactctccaaattattcaatcgtttcgcgttgcaacgctttataatttttaggttttaaaatcgtcaaaagatgcatataatggctatattagagcatggttaatgttcagtattactgtttcctcacaaatattataactaaaacgaaaacttacgaatctgaaacaacttttttcaattttgtcaatttaccaaagcgtgaaaagatccctttaataagtgTATATCCGACATAAGATAGCAAATAAAAATCATACTGAATTTAATAGTGTTgcccataaaatttaaaaaaatgctgatATTTACATCATCATGAACATATTTCAGCTTTTGTTAAAGATAACAAACTGAGATGTAATTAAGACACAATCATGCTTGATTTTGCGTCCCTGTTTGTCCTGAAAGTAATATTTACATAAAGTGGTACTACAATAGCAAAATATTTGCAgattaattgattaatgttcTTATCAAAATTACCCTGTGAGCAAAACATAACAAATTGCTCTTTTATAcatctattaatatatattaatttcacGACGTATCATGGAcacacaaaatgaatgaaaaatctGATGTCCAAGTTACATCcaagcaagtttttttttaaagttattatatgTTAGAGCTgtcttattaaaataaatacggtataagtaaaataattttttaatacaatttcaATTATCTCTTCCACTTTATTCTTTCCTGGTATTAAGCAACATAGTTGACAAATTCTCAGAAAAGCATTTTCGGTATCTTGGGTGGGGTACTTCCATATCGAATAACAGGAGTTTTCTTTTAATCTTGGAGCTTTCATAGTTGTATTCAAATTgcaatgaaattgaaatacttaaaaaaatagtttttattgtttctgCTGCTGCAAAGTACCGAAGAAGTGGGGTTTTTTTGTTATCAAAGACGTAGCAAACAACTCCCGCTTACCCCACTCCTGCCTCGgcgtccgccatcttgaaacaaaAGGCCGTTCATATCATCCAAGAGTAATTTTCAACTTCTTACATCATTTTCCAACTGTATTTCCTAAATCGGCAATTAAGGTAACATAATGACGTAACAGATTGGACACCACTTAGCAAACGTGATTTGTATACgcaattttaaaatattctcGTTGAAATAAACGGCATTGAATGTCATCAATGCGTTTCGACCTCGACAAATCATTTGTAGACGCTACACAAGTCATGTCAAAACAGTTTGAGATCTGAATTCAAGACGTAACATATTGTACACGAACTGTTACGTCACCATGCATAACAAATAATGATTGTCTATCTGAAAATTGTATAGGTTTGTgccttttttaagttttaaattaaaaaaataacatttttgattATATCGAAATAAAGATAAGTAGCCCAAGTTGTTAAAGTAGAGTGATGGAAACAGGAACTCATGGGCACTATAAAAGGTATGTCTTTTTTGTCCAGAATCTGCATGTATTTGTTAAAAAGTTTTGTACTAGCAGGGTAGAACTTGgtagttttatgatatttatcaacAAGTTTTATGTCAATCTTATCAAATATGGCCACaacatgtgtaatatatatttcataaaattgatGTTTTACAGGTTTTTTTGGATGTATCCAAAACGTGCTGGACGGAAAAACCGGGCTCAAATGAGTTATTCATTAAATATTACAATTGTATCAATATGAACCAATCTACCCAGGCGTCTTTCTGAAAAAGAGTAACAGTATACTTTCTAAATTACACCCATTGAAATCATCAGTTATCGTATATGCAGCAactgtatatttaattattacatcAGAATTATTTATTTGCACGCCGTCATGGTTTTCGTCGGTAAGATGCGCACGCAGTTAAATCTTTATGCAAAGTTAagttttaagcacattttggaaTTGGGGATTGTATTTGTTTAGAGACATGATTGACTATAGATTAATGTCAATATCAGTTTCGTGTTATTGATTCGGCAGCCGGCATTTGGGCTTTAGCAATACATATTATTAAGCTGCGTtgcatattgaaaaaatatacgAACAAAATATAAGTTAAGCATACtcaaaaaaaaagaatttctGGAAAAAAAAGAGTATTAAAAAGATCATTGACATTACGAACGCACGATTCTTAACGGTTGTTTAAACGAGAATTTACatatcaatgtttaatattaaataatgccAAACTTAAATGACGTAATT contains:
- the LOC127851175 gene encoding uncharacterized protein LOC127851175, translating into MADAEAGVPQSDTPEVPKIDTPEVPQSDWPEVSQIDTPEVPQSDWPEVPQIHTPEVPQIITPEVPQSDTPEVPQIDTPEVPQSDTPEVPQIDTPEVSQIDTKESDTPEVPQIDTPEVRKIDSPEVPKSDTPEVLKSDTPEVPKIDTPEVPQIDTPEVTQSDTPEVPKIDTPEVLQSDTPEVPQSDTPEVPQIDTPEVPQSDTPEVPTIDTPEVPQSDTPEVLQIDTPESDTPEVPQSDTPEVPESDTPEVPQIDTPDVPQNDTPEVDHWPYVRSFKRYNNTSLWSECDILHPILRDDVIDKVDVPNITMKGSRCSPERYTRGPPEQHSREPQSDTPEVTQGIT